aaaaaaaaaagaaaagaaaagaaagagagcaaGCTTCTAAATTTCGATATTTCAATACATTACTGGTCAAAAGCCCTGTCAGAGGAGTTTTTTGTATCGTCTTATGAGTTAGATTGAATGCATAAAAAAGGCCTCGTAATTTCCTCAAGGTTGTTTTCATTATCAGgttttggctttattcccatcATCTCAAGGTTTGGAAGTTACTTGGTCATCTGTTGTCAAAATTGGGCAATCTTTATATCGTGAGGCACCTGGTAAAGATCCATTTAGACCTGATCAGAAGACACCAGTAAAAAATTTCTTCCTTGCTGGCTCATATACAAAACAGGTAACGTTACCACCACTGAATCACTCACATATAATGCTTGGTTGTTACATGCATATAGCTTAAGAACATTTGTGCTAGCATCTCCTCCAGAAAAAGATTATAATCTAAAATATCTAATGATGTATTTGAGTAGAACATGGTCATACAAAAtgctattttattaattactatgATAGCAGTTTCATATTTCTACTGCTTTTGGTGGCTGATTATTTCATGTTTGGCCTATGCACACCCCTTTGCTTTCTCtccatcaatttctttttgtttaacTTATCAAATCCTTTTCCTTTGCTCTGTCTATAATTTCCAATCATCAAACCAAATCTCTACTCAAGAAATCAGTTTTTAGTTAGATAATTAATGCATGGATGAGACATAATTCTAtggtaataatatatatcagaGCCTTTGCTGCACCGGGACTTTTTATTATGTTCCTGGGTTCATATGATCTACTAAAACAGTAGTGCTAGAGAGCATCCACTGtagtggtgcacacaatgcacacactacgtgGATGCCTCTCATccacttggtttttttttttttttttttttttccttcaaacgcagacggcttctctctctctcatctctctctcatcagtgtCTCTTTCTCATacctcatcgtctctctcttctcagttctctctctctcatcgactctctctctcatccctcatcgtctctctctcatctcagttctctctctcactgactctctctctctcctcgactctctctctcatctcggcctctctctcatcgtctctcccTCGTCgtcctctctctcatctccgctctctctctctcatctctgctctctctctctctctctcatctcggtctctctctctcatctctgctctctctctctcatttccgcactctctcatcaactctctctcatccatctctaattttaaatttaagaaatgtgtGGTGTAGATTTTGCCACGTAATGTGTACAAAAATGGTTGCTATAAATAGTAGCTTTtcccaataatatttcattcaataaaGATATTTATTTACTAGCTTAACTGGAATTCTGTTTTTCCCCCCGCTCCAAATGTGGCCGACCTTGATGGTTGATGAGTCATGCTGACAACATCTTGTGTGCCAATTCCTTAGCTAATGTTTACTAACATGTCCATAATATCTTCTGAACAGCCCCTTAAGGAAGTGCCAGTGTGCACCTTGTGACGGCCAAAATTAGCTATTATCCATCTGTTCACCATCACGGGAACTCTCTGGTTCTTGTGGAAAGAAGGGACATCATAATTTAGTTACTAGTTCCAACAATCTCTTACACtaaaccttaattttttttatttaaaaataacagATCAATAATGTTTCTATAGACCCTTGATATGTAAGTTGTTAGCTGATGAGCCCTTGTCTTATCTACAAGATATCCATGCCACATGAAGCAGCGGATTATAACAGAAGATGAGTGTTTGAAGAAACTAGCATAAAGTCTTGACAATTGATTGTTCTGCTTTTTCCAGGATTACATAGACAGCATGGAGGGGGCAACTTTATCTGGCAGGCAAGCGTCTGCCTTTATATGTGATGCTGGGGAAGAGTTGGTGGCGTTGCGGAAGAAGCTTGCCGCTATTGAATCTCAAGAACAAACAGAAGCTGCCATTGCTGATGAGCTGAGTCTAGTCTGACGCTCTCATCTATTTTTCAAGATGAAGTGACCTACCTCAAAATTGAGGGAACTAGGTGGTGTCTTGCTTTGGAGCACGTTTGTTCATTGTGTATGTAATATAAGCAAATTATGTAAAGCATGAGACATTAATACCAATAGAATTTAATCAAGGCCACCCACCAGCATTCGGTTCAGTATTGTCAGTATGATTTATCGCATTTCTGTCCTCGAAAGGAAATCGAGGGCTGCTCTTGATAACGAGCATGGCACACGGAGTGTATAGGCAGGCATACAAGAAGTAGTTTGTTGCACTTCAGCTGAAgactcaaaacttaaaattttcaaattaatattccaatgtaaatttatattcaaattcaaattcattaCTTAGTGCACGCCAAATCATTTGGGAGTAATCAAAGATCATTGAGCCACCACCTTTGATGGTGTTTCTTTGAACTAGTTACTTGCATCAATGAATCATTCAACTCGCCTGCGTGAAGACCACCGAATTTTGTGAAGACATCTCAACCAACTGAAATCAAATCCCTGAACCATGAGGGATTTGACCCAAGACCAGAATGGTTTTTACAAGTGAACATACCCACCGAGACCAGAGACCAAAGAGGATACTTGTCACAGCTTGCCCCAACTTTATCCTTATAAATGAAAGAAACGTCTTGAGCAAAATAGCACGGGGCATGCAAAATGCATACACAAAAGAATGGATACAccatttctcttcctttcctttaaCATAACTATCAAACAATGGACTGGTGCATTCTCACCATTCCTCCCGAAAAGCCCTCCAATACAGACCAGCTGTTACATAGGACTGCCAAACAATCTTAAAGATAAGCACATAGTTTGATCCTCTCGATAGAGGTGAATAGACGCAACGATCAATATACTTCATGAAAATCTACCCATTGGATCCATCATAGAAATTCACTTTAGACCATCTTCTATACAGGCTCTAGAGAGATTCTAAGCTAAAAACAGCATAGAAAAACAACCAACTTCTTTAAACAGCTGAAGTGGCCATAAGAAGAGAACCCAAGGCCAGGTTCAAGAGCAAAGTGAATGCAGGAGACGTATCTTAGTTCAAAATTCACTATATCTCAACCTAATCATATTCAAGTATATACCATTTCAGTAAATCCTTGTCAACTATGCAATAGAGGCAGTGATCAATATGCCTCACAACCAGCACAATATGTACATACGAGATAGAACACTTATGTATGTTGCACATAAGAGATACTAACGCCCAAACTTGAGAATGAAAATCAACCAAAGACAATGCAGCACGATCCAAATTAGTGTGGAAGCATTAAACCACCAATCAAATGGCAGCATGCACATCTTCAACGcttcacaaaaatcacaaaaatgaaCTTCCTTTAGTGAACCTTGCAgtttcttatataaaaagagAGCTTTGttacaaacacaaacacaagaGGTGGTTTATGATCCATACGTGTTTTATAACGAAACGACCCACGACCTGAATACCACGGGACCCAACCCCGTAAGCATCCTTAACCGGCAAAAACATCAGACGCACAAGAAAAAGAACAAGGACAACAACTGTCATTCAAAAAcagtctgtttttttttttcaggaagACCCACTATCCAATTCCTTCTCAACAGCGGTCTTGGCAGCCGCAAGATCCTCGTCGAAGAACATATCCCACTTCCCATCCCACTTGATGAAGAACTCCGTATCTTCATAATACTTCACCCTATGCACATCCCCAGCCGGAGTAAACAGATAATCCCCGACAACCAAATCGTACTTCTCCTTTTTGGTCAAATTCCACACGCTCTTCTTCCCCTCCAACACCACCAGGTCGTGCCCGAAGGTATGATGGTGCGCAGGTTCCACGCTCCCAGCCTTGAACCTCACTATAGCCGAGGTCGGGCTCTCCCTCAAGATCTTCATCGATCCCCCCGGTATCAAGTCGATCGGGTTCAACTCTCGGTTTTTCACCAAACAACATATGGCGCAGGTTGCCGTCGAATCGGGATCGGATTGGGATTCCGATCCGATCTTGGGCATTTCGGAGAGGGAGTTGTCAAGGAAGGATTGGATATCTTCGGGCCATGGTTTGGAGCCGGAGGCGGGGCAAGGGGCCTTGAAGGGGGTGTCGAGCCAGGAGTTGAGAATCTCGATAGCGGAGTCGGGGGAGGTGGACATGCCGGAGACGGCTAGGACGTTGGAGTTGTTGATGGAGCGGGCGTTGAGAGCTTCATCGGGGGTGAGGCAGGTGGCGGCGAAGACGCCGGGGAACTTGTTGGCAAAGATGGATACGCCTACTCCGGTACCGCAGGCTACGAGCCCACGGGTGTCGGAAGACTTTTCAGAGGAGACGCGGCGACCAACCTCGGCTGCGATAGAGTAGTAGGAGGAGGTGCCGAGGTCCTCGACGTCAATGTTGAGAGATCGGAGGTGGGAGACGAGGGTATCCTTGAGGGCACAGCCGAATGAGTCCGCTCCGGCAATGATTTTGTGGGGACGAGTGGATGTCTTGGTGTTGCTGGTAGCCTCGGCCATGGCGGTGGGAGACTGGAAGTGTTCCAGAGATAGATAGTCAGTCAGTCGTCAGACACCACTCTGTGTTGAAGGCTGGGACTTTGAGTTCGAGTAGAAAAGAATCTTTCCAAGAGACCATAACTAGGTGCTAGTGTCTTCCAcacaaattctaaaaaaatcatttcaaaaaaactttctccgtgatttttaaaaaatcatgagTTTATCTTAAGAATAATGATAAGATTTATttatctactatttttttatattttttatttttatttaatgtttaagaaagtgagaattaataaagttatatatttttttaattttttttagtgattaaggatgttaaaaaaatatttaaaagaagatgataaaaaaataaaaaaaacttaaaacgaACTTGGATAGTAGATGAGTAGTAATAGAGTAATAATCATATTACTactattatcttaattttttataaataataataagttgataAGTAGAGAGAGttatataaaactatttaaattgagtttaaaatgtatttagatattaagatgagattaatatttgttataagaagttgaaaaatgttgtaaatTTCATGTATAAAGttatgttaagttgaaaaaaattatagatcacacatataaaaaaattttgaattgaaataaatttaataatttaaaaattaaatatttaaacattagaTTGAATTTAACTAAATCTTACAATTAAACACAGCAAAAACTTATCATGTTTGTATTCCGATGAATAAAAATACTgagatatttataaaagaaaagtaaaaaaattcgACCTGAGATTGATAATTgtggatttttaattttttatgttgatgaaataattCTGAAAACACGTTGATTTAACGGTCTCATTGCTTAGTCAaagttttagataagtttagCTAATAGGtcactttttatcttttgactAACTTGAACTACACATTGAAATCATCTCAccttttataataataaaataataatataatttaaaatttttatctacttatttaatgtattatttattttttaaatcttttttatttttattttcatattttccaaCAATCTATATATTAAAACACATAACATTCATCTTTCAATCtaaattaacttcatttttaaatacaagatattaaaatatatacaaaatatattcacaaaagggtgagaaataatataaaattaatttggcTAAGTTATTGTAGCTACTATAGCTCATAATCAAATTTACATACCAATGCTTAATCTAATGTGGGAGTTTTAAAGTAaatattagctaaattttaactaaagtTTGAATATGGCTAATCTAATGAGAATGTTCTTATAAATTCGAACCtagacttaattttttttttcaacaataaatatttatagttatccctctaaaaatgataataatacttATAGATAAgtagaaactaaagaaaatctATTCATATCATCATGAATAGATATTTGAAGATAAGACGAATATCTTATTCATTTTGATCTTGAACTAACAtatcattaatttaataaagaaataataatttaacaatttaaaaaagaaaaaagaaaaagagagataagaagaagaatgaacattgtgatattattataataatatataaagattaggaaaattattaatttataactgTTTTACGgctatttcataattttatatgaattgcAGGCTAatatttcaaacttaaaattaatttttaataaaattataaaattatattaattaattataaaatgaatggtTAAAAAGTGATAACTGTATCGAAAGATAATTACATAAGAaacaaatatctaaaaaaaaaaaggaaagaagaggaAGGATTAAGGAAAGTGATGAATGTCTTTCGAAGATAACATGTCAAGTTCTTCAAAGATTACACATCAAAGATAACATGTCGGACGAATAGAACTAATCATAATAGGCATTTCCGCCACCTAGAAATCGCAGTCAGCTTTATTCATTCGCATCCAATTCTCCTCGACATCCTCGGTTGCATCTTGTTCTCTACTCTCGGGAGTCGGAACACATCCTTGCTTCCCCCCCACCTTAATTTTTTCGTAGTTTTACTACTGTAACACATAGTACATAACTAGAAAGTTGtataaaccaaaaaaagcaGCCACATTCCGAAGCACCTCCCATCCACCAACACCATTTTCAGAAAGAGTCTGCTCCcccagaagaagaagaagaagaaccaccCGATAGCTCTCTGTGTTCCGAAGTCTTTGGCTTTTTGTGGAATTTCTGGCAACAATGGACCCAGTGGTACTGGACGACATTATCAACAGGCTATTGGGGTATAGGCAGGTGCGGGCAGGGAGGCAGGTCCAGCTCATGGAGACCGAAATCCGCCAGCTCTGCACTGTTTCCAGGGAAATATTCCTCCAGCAGCCCAATCTTCTGGAGGTCGAAGCTCCCATCAAGATCTGCGGTGCGTTCTCTTTTGGTCAATATTAGCTTTCGTTTCAATCGTTAAAGCCTATGAAACAAGAGTAGTTTTTCATATTATGGTCTTGATGGTTGGTTTCTTGGGATTTGGATGATTTGGTTATTTctgttattgatttatttatttaccagGTGACATTCATGGACAATATCTTGATCTTTTGAGGCTTTTTGAGCATGGGGGTTTCCCTCCCAATGCCAATTATTTATTCCTAGGGGACTATGTTGACCGTGGCAAGCATAGTTTGGAAACAATATGCCTTTTGCTTGCCTATAAAATCAAGTATCCTGAGAACTTCTTCCTCTTGAGAGGGAATCATGAATGCGCATCAATTAATCAGAGATATGGATTTTATGATGAATGTAAACGCCGGTTCAATACAAGACTTTGGAAAGTTTTTACCGATTGTTTCAACTGTCTTCCGGTGGCGGCGCTCATAGACGAAAAAATATTGTGCTTGCATGGTGGCCTTTCTCCCTTTTTAACAAATTTAGATCAAATCAGGGAGTTACCTCGTCCATCTGATGTTCCTGATTCTGGTTTGCTTTGTGATTTGCTTTGGTCGGATCCTGATGGAGATGTCAAAGGCTGGGCAATGAACGATCGCGGGGTCTCTTACACTTTTGGTGCTGATAGCGTCTCAGAATTCTTGATGAAGAATGACATGGACCTTGTTTGCCGTGCCCATCAGGTTGGTGACattaccttattttttttcctcatttctttctgTAACTCAAGCAGCTTACCAGGATGTATCATCTTGTTCTAATGTTCCAGGTTGTTGAGGATGGATATGAATTCTTTGCTGATAGACAGCTTGTTACAATATTCTCTGCTCCAAACTATTGTGGTGAATTTGATAATGCTGGAGCCATGATGAGTGTTGATGAAAGCCTAACTTGTTCTTTTCAAATCCTTAAGCCAGCAGATAAAGGCGTGAGTACATATGAACAGAGCCAATGATGACTTCATGGAGTTCATTCCAGCCTTCATGAATATCAGTCTTAAGAATTCATGCTGGGAATAAACATGATTTATGTACATTGAAAACATCTTTCTAGAAAACAGTCATAATAATGTTCATAAATGTCGTTAGCAAAGTTCATGTACATGGTGTTTTTCATGCAAGTAAATAATTACAAGagtattatgtatgtatgaattcGTTGTATAAGTGGTAGGCATATCAACTGCAGGTTATACATACTCTTGTAATTCGCAACAAGTTGAAAATGGAAGTTATTTGTATCATCCATAAATTCtagaataataatgagatggaaatcttgaagatttgaaattaaaaaata
This genomic interval from Juglans microcarpa x Juglans regia isolate MS1-56 chromosome 4D, Jm3101_v1.0, whole genome shotgun sequence contains the following:
- the LOC121261448 gene encoding serine/threonine-protein phosphatase PP1-like yields the protein MDPVVLDDIINRLLGYRQVRAGRQVQLMETEIRQLCTVSREIFLQQPNLLEVEAPIKICGDIHGQYLDLLRLFEHGGFPPNANYLFLGDYVDRGKHSLETICLLLAYKIKYPENFFLLRGNHECASINQRYGFYDECKRRFNTRLWKVFTDCFNCLPVAALIDEKILCLHGGLSPFLTNLDQIRELPRPSDVPDSGLLCDLLWSDPDGDVKGWAMNDRGVSYTFGADSVSEFLMKNDMDLVCRAHQVVEDGYEFFADRQLVTIFSAPNYCGEFDNAGAMMSVDESLTCSFQILKPADKGVSTYEQSQ
- the LOC121261445 gene encoding DNA damage-repair/toleration protein DRT102; the encoded protein is MAEATSNTKTSTRPHKIIAGADSFGCALKDTLVSHLRSLNIDVEDLGTSSYYSIAAEVGRRVSSEKSSDTRGLVACGTGVGVSIFANKFPGVFAATCLTPDEALNARSINNSNVLAVSGMSTSPDSAIEILNSWLDTPFKAPCPASGSKPWPEDIQSFLDNSLSEMPKIGSESQSDPDSTATCAICCLVKNRELNPIDLIPGGSMKILRESPTSAIVRFKAGSVEPAHHHTFGHDLVVLEGKKSVWNLTKKEKYDLVVGDYLFTPAGDVHRVKYYEDTEFFIKWDGKWDMFFDEDLAAAKTAVEKELDSGSS